In Lathyrus oleraceus cultivar Zhongwan6 chromosome 2, CAAS_Psat_ZW6_1.0, whole genome shotgun sequence, the DNA window ATTTTGGTGCAactttgttcttgatgatgattCTGGTGATGAACTTGGATGAATGTTGATGAACACGTTTCCAGCAAGTTTTTGATCCATCTTTCTTGATTTCCATTTGAATTTCGTGTTTGCCGCGAGAATGAACCAATAGCGTGCTGCCATGCAGTTTAATGAAACTGCAGCGTTTTGATCCCTGGTCCAgtaattacaaaaatgccacgcggttaattaaattcattttaaatgttaaataaaaatttcatttcatcaataaacttcaaaaaatcataattagATCATGGATTATCCAAATTGGATGggaatttttgtgttgatctccaaattttgtctagttttttttaggtatgatagtcaaagttgtgTCTGGTGATTtttttgactttgcctaatgtctttgatcatgtatgcatttgatgtatgtttcaccatttcattcataaaatgatgatgcttccatagaattgtttgaaattttttgtgcctattcttgactctttgctggtgattttgatgtatggtttgcaatttttggatccctggttgatgagatatgaatttttgattagaggtgtgacaatttgtgtcacaccatgcattgtgaacttcatgattttatttaatatgcttagggacattggattgagccaaaattttgcatgattgatcatatggatgttgagaatacatgtgaattttttCTAGATTTATTGATgtcatttcctatttgattggaatttttccctctgtttggtcatttggtgattttttgtgacacatgtttgtatttggcttgtgaaattctggtcattaattggatggatgtgaaatttgacatgtgaattctggacacattataggtcattgtggttttgatcccattcatttatcatgtattgtcactgttttatgattattggaagttgatgcttgttttgatgccttatgttggcttgcttgaacttgtctggactttatgaatttaatttccctacttcctcttgtccaaatgagctgaaatttgatattCTATTCATTGAATGTCTTCTGTTTAggttggaatttttgtggaatttattgaaatgttttggtgttgatttgattgagatcattctgtttggtcctttgaggttgcaaattgcatgtttgatgccttttcttttatgaaatgatgataatgaatgatatgagcatgggaccaagtggatttgtttctaaattgattgattgtgattttggataattttcacttgctgttttgatttttccatctccttttgaccctaggcttgtcctagtggtcttgtttctcaattttgaattgtgtttcaggtttgagatgcaaatgccttaaggagaaaaatgcaagttgattgaattgagtttggttgcttgttgtaaactaacttgtgtgttttgtaggatgcttggctcaattgagttgattgtgctttgcacatggcATTGCTTGTACATTGtgttaactgttgacttttgctgtttacttttggtttgtttggtatactgactgtatttgattgatttcaggtactttagttgctaacagttctttaagaacttgctgtgctgctgcttggttgtataaaccaattgaggtagactctcttgtctccatgtagtctggaagacctggcttgttatttggccaggcaactgtctgaagtcctccttaagaggcgatgtttgtgattgtttaactttgtccccaagcaggaaaagaccttggttaaggcaattggcggacaagagagatatgcaatctatctcccgctattctgttgagtcgcccctctgctcacaccactgtgttgatgcattgggacattaacccaagatcttgtacagttgtacagttgagtcagagtcatgagtgtagaagggttccccctttctgaacccacactcctttgtctgaagctctccctggtcagggataagagctgtgaagtctaatcttcactcacctttcatctgcttcaccctgactctcaatgtcagggttaagagcaaacactaccctgtacagatggcttgctcttgcagcctcacccttgtttgagcctcactttgactggatatagtgtgtgctaactatgaatgtttgatttgctttgtttatgcttgcatgctttgctttttcctggttaggattagcttgctgttgtgcaagtagatagaaaccataacttagggttgatatgcatgataacatctaggctcgagtacagctccctagttgtgtctccctctgttatctggttaggctagtctttctcccctgttaaggggaactacgtcgccctgatcctcataccagataaggtacgtaggcaggagaccgtgcgaggtctctccgggcactttttttttctttttgtgtgtgttgcttgacagttgctaggctcgagtacctgactccttagtaacttgttgttgtttgtttcttcttgtgtgtcgggatatggatgtaagaccagcgattggctgtccgtatcctgattgtgtttgtttggttcggaagccgatgtaagtccagcgattggcgttcgggttccaggtttgcctgtgtttgtgtgtgttttgtttggcgtgcgtgagccgaactacggtagctctgattctcgttccagacgagatacgtaggcataggatgcgatatcctagcgagcccgttcctctcttcccccacctgtgttgttttctAGTGTGTGCGTGTGATGTctgtttgttttagcaaccttaacctatctttctgagcgtggatcccgtcgagtacgacggacgtgaggggtgctaataccttccccttgcgtaaccgactcccgatcccattctctttggtcgcgagaccatgcttttcccaggtttacttcgagcgtttcctttccctcttttgggataaataacgcacggtggcggctctgtgttgtttttgttttagcccgccggttgtttttcgcggatgcgacacctgcctccgcttaaaatcaactcaaactcatcaaacttattttATGCCCTCGTGCGACcccgaaaacattttcagaaaagagaatgcaacatctattttgatgtgaaacaaacaaagacttcagcctccaagagtgagcagcaagtaaaggtttaatcgctcaaatgtgatccaagcatcactctctttaaaagcaatccatccagtagttctctttgggtagaactacgtatgccttgagttcttcatagcacctggagatacgtaggagcaggattgcgaaatcttgtcaggcacattaatattaaaacacccctaagtctttcctttctttctttctctttcctcacTCGATAAGTAGAATATCGCAAAtgatatcacgctaacactctaatacaaaactaactaaatgggtcccatcgagtacgatggatgtgaggggtgctaatatcttccccttgcataaccgactcccgaacccgatttggttgcgacgaccatttctttttgtttttcgtgggttttatcgatatttcccctttccctctttgggaataaataaagttcggtggcgactctgttttatttatatttcgagcgttccttacgctcgggtatttttcgcgccgcgacagctggcgactctgctggggacgtgaagttctcctaagcgagtcaaccctaatttagtttgttttgtgtttgagtttttgcttttatctgtttgtttgcttCTTATTTATTTTATCTATATATGCCTTTATTATCTGTATTTCCAATTACTGTATTATTGATATATGGTATCATTGGAACTTTCTGGACTATTGGCATTTGTGTGAGGAAAAGCTTTATACCCGAGTTATGAGAAAAACTTAAGTTaggatggtggttgtgtagtattgacctgcgagacatcggactcgttaggttgatgcgagaaccccactcagatgagatcccttgaaagtattactgtcttacgattagtcgtttTTGGCGGTGATACCTTCAACCTCGACCTATGATTCCGAGGACCTTTTGTAGAACCCTAAACCTATGGCTTTTAGGAccgatggttgtgtagtgttaacctatgagacttaggactcgttgggttaatacgaagacctcactcagaatagatcatttttgaggatattattgtcttacgagtagtcgttctgacgataatattgtcaggtgtgatccatgactctgggaaccgtgtctagaaccgtggagtcgatggttgtgtagtattgacctacgagacttaggactcgttgggttaatacaaagacctaacctagaatagatcctttttaagatattattgtcttacgattagtcgttctgacgataatattcttgaattgggtccatgactctaggaaccttttaaaCCCTAGAGCCTACCTGTTTGGTTTTCCTATTCTTGGAACCTTTCCTCCATGAAGTAATTAATCAGAATGTTCCAATGATCACCTACCCAACTGTACATacataaacataaaacatttcataatcataacacaTATGACATGTGCATATTTTCAAGGGACCTAAAGACTCGTTTGATTGCAGGCATTCAGAAGACATGGGTAGCAATCAAAAAAGTACTTATTCATTCAAGTTCCGGAATCCAAAGCTAGGATTGATTAAGGGGTTGATCTCAGATGTGAAAAAAATCAGAAggaacaacttttgtgttgagtATGGTGACCTATTGACTATCATGAACACAGAGGTGGATGCTTGGGCCATTTTCACTTTGgcacaattctatgatcctccTTGCGGTGTTTCACATTCCAGGACTTCCAGTTGGCGCCAACACTGGAAGAGTTCTCACATATAGCAAACATTGGTATCAAGGATGAAATCCCTTACACCGGTCTAGGGGAACTTCCTACACATCAACAAATAGGTTCAGCTATACGTCTAGATAAAGCGGAAGTGAAAGCTAATCTTGGACCAAAAGGAGGCACTTCAGGTTTCACTTTGAAGTTCTTAGTGGGAAAAGCTTCAGATTTCAAAAGTAAAGAAGATTGGGTCGCTTTCAATGATGTGTTAGCCTTGATactctatgggattgtcttgttcccgaacATTGATGACTTCGTGGACATGACTGCTATACGCATTTTCTTGCTCAAGAATCCCATTCCCACCTTGCTTGCAGATGTTTATCACTCTATCCATTGGAGAAATGAGAAGAAGGGGAGATGATCCAGTGTTGCGCTCCTTTACTGTATAAATAGTTCTTATCTCACTTACCAAGCGAAGGGCCTTTTATTCAGAACAAGGATAACCTCAAGTGGTCTCAAAAAATCATGTCTCTCACTGCCAATGACATCACCTGGTACTCTCGTGTTTATGATGATGTGGACATAATCGTCAAATGTGGCAACTTCcataatgtgccactcataggaactcgaggttgcatcaattacaaccctgAGCTTGCTATGCGGCAACTTGGGTTTCCTATGAATGACAAACCAGAAGACAAGTTGTTAGAAGGTTTCTTGCTGGGAGAAGGAGTGAAGGACTTTGATCTGGTGAAGAGGATAGGCCGTGCCTGGACTAAAGTTCGTAGAGAAGGAAAAAGGGAGTGTGGAAAGAAGAATTGTATAGCTAGAGGGCCATATACAAGTTGGGTCCAAGCCAAAGCTTCTCAAGACAAACTACCATACCCTTATGAGCCTCCAATGCATACAAATCCTCCAGAACCTACTCACGTCACTATGGAGGAAGCTAAAGAGCTCAAAGTTGTCATCCAAAGTTTGGAAAAAGAGAATGAGGAGCTACGGTTGAACCTTCTCCGGATTACTGAAGAAAGGGATAATCATAAGTGGGAGCTTGGGCGAAAAAAAAcacaacttcaagcaaatgtggAAAGGACTGATAAGGAGGAATATAAGAGAAAAAGAGTCAAACAGGGGTTAGATCAGGCTGAGAGCTGTTTGAATACCGTCAAAAGCCAACTGAGAGAGGCTGGGAGGGATTGTCGTGAGAAAGAGAAATGGTGGAAGCTCGCCACAAAACAAAAAAAGGAGATAAGAGAGACGCTTGAGGCTGAGATAGCCAACCTCAGTGTTTCACTCTTTGAATCAAAAGAAAGGGAAGAACGAGAACGCCGTAGTAAAGAGAGTGATATGGCTGCTACTCAGGTTACTCCTGAGATGTGGAATGGAAAGTGCCAGGAGGTTGAAAATGCTAATGAGTGGGAACGATACTGGAGAGGCCGACATGACTCTTTGCTACAAGAAGGTGAAGATTGGATGAACGCAAGGGAAAATGTTAATGCTAGTTTGGCAGCCTGCGAAGAAACCATCCAGTTTTTACATGAACAAAGAAATGAGTATCGAGACAAGTTTGCCAGTTTGATAGACTTCTGTAATGGCATGGCTACGAATGTGCCTTTGATGCTAAGATGTGCTTTGGAAGACATAGACAATGACAACATCCCTCGTTCAGTGACTGAATTTATTTATCTTTGTGAAGACATGATGAAAAGGTTCAAAGGAGAGTTGGAAGATCTCAACAAACAGAAGCCTGCAGTTTGACCTTTTTTTTTATGTTGTACTTTCctttatgtttgaaagaatattttgtactcaatccttgtactctattttgaattgaatgaatgaaggattttgagtttcttttgtacaaaaaagtttggttccattcttgttttattccCCGTGATCTCTTTGAATGCTTGCTAAATAACAAGGAATCTAAACACGGTTCCCTGAAAATAAAACTAAACATAAGCATAAAAGACATTTTTAAATCCatatgcatcatgcatttcatttctcaaaacaaaaactcattCCATTTTTTCTCGTCTCCAGTAGTTCAAGCTGATTCCTCAACGTGCATACGCTACTCGCTCCAACACAAGAAGAATCATGGATGTAGTTAGAGAAGAACAAGCTGCCTTCAGAGAGGAGATGGACTCTGTCAAAAGCAAGATCGAACAGATCTTTGAGGCTATACAAGCTCTGGCTAGAAGGGAAGAAGAGGCTCGTGTTGCCGCTGCTGCAAGGAACGATGCTCTAGTTCAAGGGGTTGCTCTTCAGTCAAGACCTTCAGTTCCTATTCCAAATCCCGTTATCTACGGTCTTCCTCCAGGTTTTGTTCCACCGCCTGAAAGAACTCATGTGCCTCCACCTGCGCATACTTCTGGAGTAGCTGATGGAGTCGCTGCGCAAGGACCTCCGATTGTCAATCAAGTGGCCATTCCCCGCACTGATGAGGAGCTCCAGGACGAGTTTGAAATGCAGAATTACAATGGAGCTACTCCAGTGGTCATCCCTACTGCTGCCCAAGATTCTGAGGCTATCTTGATGTGTCGTGCTCTGGCCGAAAAGCTAAGAATCTTGGAAGGACATAACTCAACCCGTTTAAGTGCCTTGGAGATGTGTCTAGTCCCAGACGTGGTGATTCCTCCAAAATTCAAAGCgcctgaatttgaaaaatacaaaggactcacatgtcctaacatacatttgaaaatgtattgcagaaaaatggctgcctatgccagagatgataagctcatgatccattgctttcaggacagtctaactggggcatctttggactggtacatgcagttggaatgtagcaacatccacacttgggatgagttggctgaagcattcgcaaagcaatacaaatataatattgacatggcaccaaaccgtactcagcttcagagtatggcccagaaagacaatgaatcttttaaagaatacgcacaacgctggagagaattggctgcaagGGTGCACCCGCCGCTGGATGATCGTGAATTGATTGACATTTTCATGGGAACCTTGCAGGGCCAATATTATGAAAGATTGATCAGTAGTGTGTCCACAAGATTTTCTGACATGGTGATCGTGGGAGAAAGAGTAGAAGAAGGACTGAAGAGGGGTAAAATCCAGGGAGGTTCCAACAGTCAACCAATcttgaagaagcctttcaacggATTCAAGAGGAACGAGGGTGAGACTAGTGCCATTTCTTCTCAGAGGAGGGTACCACCCAGGGCTCCTGCTCCTCTGCCTTATTATCAGTACCCTTACGTAGCAGCTGCTCAATATCCAACCATGCCTTATCGTCCAATTGCTCATGTTCCTATTCCAACTCCGGTACCTCATTATCAAGTTCCAGTTCCTCAATATCAAGCTCCACAACCTCAGTTCCAGGCTCCTCCACCTCAAcatcaacagagaaatcaacagAATAATCAACCACGTTCAGTTCAGCAGCAACGGCCAAATCAACAGAGGCCATATCAACAATACAATAATGTGAATACCACTCCTATCCCAATGACTTACACTCAATTGCTACCGTATCTGATTCAGAATGGGATTGTCGTGCCAAGGGCACTACCTCCAATGTCGAAGCCGCATAAGCCTTggtatgatgagaatgctagatGTGCCTTTCATGCTAATTCAGAGGGTCATACAACAGAGAATTGTAAGGTGTTCAAACTCCGGGTTCAAGAGTTGATAGATCAGAAAATATTGTCTTTTGCTGATGTTCCAAATGTGGGGAACAGTCCTTTGCCTAAACATGATAGTTCAGGTGTCAATGTTATAGAAAGTTCAACTGAAGATGTATTGATAAAGGATGTGTTCAAGTTGAAGACTCTTTTAACAGTGGTCCATGCTAGATTGATGGAAGCAGAATTGATGAATGGAGTACATGATAATTGTGTGGTGTGTTCATCCAACCCTAATCAGTGTGGTGAATTCAAAATTTATCTTCAACGTTTGATGGATCAGTGGGTTATTCAGTTCACTAGAGCAAAGATTGATGAGGACGTTGCTGTGATTGTACCTGTGTTTGATCAGGAGAGGCTTCCCAAGCCTTTTGTGGTCCCTTATCAGAGAAATGCTAACCTAGAGCCAGTGAAGAAGATTGAGCCCATGGTTATCCATGTTCCCGCTCCATTCTCATTTGACAGTACCAAAGCAGTGCCTTGGAACTATGAGCCTGTAGTTTATGTGGGTAACAAACCAGTAATCTTGAAAGAGCCAGATGTGACTAACATCGCTGGAGCTAGTGGGGTGACTCGAAGTGGAAGGGTTTTCGCTCCTGAAGTGATCCCAAACAAAGAAAGTGTACCAACAGTTGAACCAACGAAAGGGAAAGAGGTGAATCCTCCAGAAGTAGGAGAAGGATCATCTAAGAAAGCAGTGACTGCTGAAGAGGATAGAGAATTCTTGaagatcatcaagaagagtgattacaaggtcgtagatcagctcaaccaaactccttcaaaaatctccattctttctctacttatgagttctgaggctcatagGACTGCTTTATTGAAGTTCTTGAACGAAGCTTATGTGGCAGAAGACATCAGTGTTATTCAGTTTGATAATGTGGTTGCTAATCTCAATGTTAGTAGTTGTTTGATGTTCACTGATGATGATTTACCCCCTAATGGGCGAGAACATAATATGGCGCTTCATATCTCCATTCAATGTACAGATGTTACTTTGGCTCGAGTACTGGTGGATACAGGTTCATCCTTGAACGTGTTACCTAAGACTACCCTGGCACAATTGAATATTGAAGGGGTGCAGATGAGACCCAATGCTTTGAtagttaaagcttttgatgggtctaagcaaacagttattggggagattgacctcccaatcctgattggccctcaaactttccgtattacctttcaagtaatggatattaggcctgcctatagctgtctgttaggtagaccttggatccatgttgctggagctgtcacctcgacacttcaccaaaagctgaagtttgttacTTTTGGTAAGCTGGTATCAGTATCCGGAGAGGAAGATATTTTCGTCAGCCATTTGACTTCTTTCAGATACATTGAAGTAGgtgaagacattgttgaaactcctctccaagcccttgaagtggtcaatgtggtccagactaagccgaaacttgttgaagaacccaAGGGGGTCATGACCTCGTGGAAGAGTGTGAAAGCTGCAATTGAAGCTGGTTGCCCTGGAAGTTGGGGCACAGTGATTGAACTACCAGAGAAGAAAGACAAGTGTGGATTAGGATATCAGTCGTCTATTGAACTTTTCAAAGATCAGAATATACATCAGGGGAAGGTTCCTAGCATCTAGGAAATATTCTCTAAAGCTGGTTTCCGAAGTGATGatcaagtgaatgctcttgaagatgaagatctAGATTTGTCCAAGATGGTGTTTTGTGGACCTCCAGATGTCGCTCTCACTAACTGGAAGGCAACAGATGTTCCGGATATAGTTTCTTGTTCAAAGTAATTTACTGTTTTCTAAAACATCCAATGTCATGCCCAAGGCATATGGATAGCTTTGTAGGGCCCATTTTGTGTTAATATTTAAGCCTTATCATCAATACAAAGCACATTTTTTGAGATCCCTGTCTTTCAtctttttaattaatttattttttttacaaacaaataaacaacaaaaaaatggaaatttttatttcacatcactttcattttttaaaatcttcctctaaaaagaaaaatcatttcCATGCAGATCATTAATAACTGGATCCATTGAACACGACAATGCTATAATTCCTTATGATTCAGCCTcatcaagaaccagtggatgtgatcaatctggggattgaggaggatagaaaggaagtcaaggtcggaactgctttgaaaaa includes these proteins:
- the LOC127122255 gene encoding uncharacterized protein LOC127122255; the protein is MDVVREEQAAFREEMDSVKSKIEQIFEAIQALARREEEARVAAAARNDALVQGVALQSRPSVPIPNPVIYGLPPGFVPPPERTHVPPPAHTSGVADGVAAQGPPIVNQVAIPRTDEELQDEFEMQNYNGATPVVIPTAAQDSEAILMCRALAEKLRILEGHNSTRLSALEMCLVPDVGQYYERLISSVSTRFSDMVIVGERVEEGLKRGKIQGGSNSQPILKKPFNGFKRNEGETSAISSQRRVPPRAPAPLPYYQYPYVAAAQYPTMPYRPIAHVPIPTPVPHYQVPVPQYQAPQPQFQAPPPQHQQRNQQNNQPRSVQQQRPNQQRPYQQYNNVNTTPIPMTYTQLLPYLIQNGIVVPRALPPMSKPHKPWYDENARCAFHANSEGHTTENCKVFKLRVQELIDQKILSFADVPNVGNSPLPKHDSSGVNVIESSTEDVLIKDVFKLKTLLTVVHARLMEAELMNGVHDNCVVCSSNPNQCGEFKIYLQRLMDQWVIQFTRAKIDEDVAVIVPVFDQERLPKPFVVPYQRNANLEPVKKIEPMVIHVPAPFSFDSTKAVPWNYEPVVYVGNKPVILKEPDVTNIAGASGVTRSGRVFAPEVIPNKESVPTVEPTKGKEVNPPEVGEGSSKKAVTAEEDREFLKIIKKKDISVIQFDNVVANLNVSSCLMFTDDDLPPNGREHNMALHISIQCTDVTLARVLVDTGSSLNVLPKTTLAQLNIEGVQMRPNALIVKAFDGDDQVNALEDEDLDLSKMVFCGPPDVALTNWKATDVPDIVSCSK